From Magnolia sinica isolate HGM2019 chromosome 13, MsV1, whole genome shotgun sequence, one genomic window encodes:
- the LOC131222452 gene encoding small ribosomal subunit protein cS22-like translates to MAAISSLLSPNLLQQPSRLRNRTPKPSLPLLKVASSFHGSHAFLISSNPRKPLRISAQVQEAPVSTRDPSSEAARRLYVGNIPRTVTNEELTRIFEEHASVEKAEVMYDKYSGRSRRFAFVTMKTVEDANAAIEKLNDTEIGGRQIKVNVTEKPLQPVDVSLLQAEESTFIDSPHKVYVGNLAKTVTSETLSQFFSEKGKVLSAKVSRVPGTSKSSGFGFVSFSSDEDVELAISSFNNSLLEGQQIRVNKA, encoded by the exons ATGGCTGCAATTTCTTCTCTGCTATCTCCCAATCTCCTCCAACAGCCTTCAAGACTCCGCAACCGAACGCCCAAACCCTCACTTCCACTCCTCAAAGTAGCTTCTTCCTTCCACGGATCCCATGCCTTTCTCatctcctcaaaccctagaaaacCCCTGAGAATCTCTGCTCAGGTTCAGGAAGCCCCAGTTTCGACCCGAGACCCGTCCTCCGAGGCAGCGAGGAGACTGTACGTCGGAAACATTCCCAGGACCGTCACCAATGAGGAACTCACACGGATATTCGAAGAACATGCCTCCGTTGAAAAGGCTGAG GTTATGTATGATAAGTACTCTGGAAGGAGTCGTCGTTTTGCATTTGTCACTATGAAAACAGTAGAGGATGCAAATGCAGCTATTGAGAAGTTGAATGACACG GAAATTGGGGGACGGCAAATCAAAGTAAATGTGACGGAAAAGCCTTTGCAGCCTGTGGATGTGTCTCTTCTCCAGGCTGAGGAATCGACGTTCATTGACAGCCCTCACAAAGTTTATGTAGGGAACCTTGCAAAGACTGTGACCTCCGAAACACTCAGCCAATTCTTCTCTGAGAAGGGAAAGGTTCTTAGTGCGAAAGTGTCGCGAGTGCCAGGGACCTCAAAATCCAGTGGGTTTGGGTTTGTTTCATTTTCTTCTGATGAGGATGTAGAACTTGCCATTTCATCATTTAACAATTCT CTACTGGAAGGGCAACAGATTCGTGTCAACAAGGCCTAA
- the LOC131222451 gene encoding photosystem II CP47 reaction center protein — translation MTHLGVNNSWDGWSITGGTITNPGIWSYEGVAGAHIVFSALCFLAAIWHWVYWDLEILCDECTGKPLLDLPRIFGIHLFLSGLACVGFDAFHVTGLYGPGIWVSDPYGLTGKVQSVNPAWGAEGFDPFVPGGIASHHIAAGTLGILAGLFHLSVRPPQRLYKGLRMGNIETVLSSSIAAVFFAAFVVAGTMWYGSATTPIELFGPTRYQWDQGYFQQEIYRRVGAGLAENLSLSEAWSKIPEKLAFYDYIGNNPAKGGLFRAGSMDNGDGIAVGWLGHPIFRDKEGHELFVRRMPTFFETFPVVLVDGDGIVRADVPFRRAESKYSVEQVGVTVEFYGGELNGVSYSDPATVKKYARRAQLGEIFELDRATLKSDGVFRSSPRGWFTFGHATFALLFFFGHIWHGARTLFRDVFAGIDPDLDAQVEFGAFQKLGDPTTKRQVV, via the coding sequence ATGACTCATTTAGGAGTAAACAATTCATGGGATGGTTGGAGTATCACAGGAGGAACTATAACGAATCCGGGTATTTGGAGTTACGAAGGTGTGGCCGGGGCACATATTGTGTTTTCTGCCTTGTGCTTCTTAGCAGCTATCTGGCATTGGGTGTATTGGGACCTAGAAATATTATGTGATGAATGTACGGGAAAACCCTTGTTGGATTTGCCCAGGATCTTTGGGATTCATTTATTTCTCTCAGGGTTGGCTTGCGTTGGGTTTGACGCATTTCATGTAACAGGCTTGTATGGTCCTGGAATATGGGTGTCCGATCCTTATGGCCTAACCGGAAAAGTACAATCTGTAAATCCAGCGTGGGGCGCGGAAGGTTTTGATCCTTTTGTTCCGGGAGGAATAGCCTCTCATCATATTGCAGCGGGGACATTGGGCATATTAGCGGGTCTATTCCATCTTAGTGTCCGCCCGCCCCAACGTCTATACAAAGGATTACGTATGGGCAATATTGAAACGGTCCTTTCCAGTAGTATCGCTGCTGTCTTTTTTGCAGCTTTCGTTGTTGCTGGAACTATGTGGTATGGTTCAGCAACTACCCCGATCGAATTATTTGGTCCCACTCGTTATCAGTGGGATCAGGGATACTTCCAGCAAGAAATATATCGAAGGGTTGGTGCCGGGCTAGCCGAAAATCTGAGTTTGTCGGAAGCTTGGTCTAAAATTCCCGAAAAATTAGCTTTTTATGATTACATCGGTAATAATCCGGCGAAAGGGGGATTATTCAGAGCAGGCTCAATGGATAACGGGGATGGAATAGCCGTTGGATGGTTAGGACACCCCATCTTTAGAGATAAAGAAGGGCATGAGCTTTTTGTACGTCGTATGCCTACTTTTTTTGAAACATTTCCAGTAGTTTTGGTAGACGGAGACGGAATTGTGAGAGCCGATGTTCCTTTTAGAAGGGCAGAATCAAAGTATAGTGTCGAACAGGTAGGTGTAACTGTTGAGTTCTATGGTGGCGAACTCAATGGAGTCAGTTATAGTGATCCCGCTACTGTGAAAAAATATGCTAGACGTGCCCAATTGGGTGAAATTTTTGAATTAGATCGTGCTACTTTGAAATCCGATGGTGTTTTTCGTAGCAGTCCAAGAGGTTGGTTCACTTTTGGACATGCTACGTTTGCTTTGCTCTTCTTTTTCGGACACATTTGGCATGGCGCTAGAACCTTGTTCAGAGATGTTTTTGCTGGTATTGACCCAGATTTGGATGCTCAAGTGGAATTTGGGGCATTCCAAAAACTTGGAGATCCAACTACAAAGAGACAAGTAGTCTGA